The Nitrospirota bacterium DNA segment AAATGCCCTTCCCATCGTCGTTGTTTCAAAAACAAACCTTTATTCAATTCAATCTTTTGAGGATTCATCATGCTGACTTTAACGGTCTTTTTTTTAACCGTTGCTGAAACAAGCCCTCTTAGAGTTTCAAAGGTTAACTCAGGTTTCGCGATTTTCTTAAGGACCGCATAATAGGCCGCGCATCTTGCTCCGTTTCCGCAAAATGAAGCCTCTTCTCCGTCGGCATTTAAATAATGCCATTTAAAATCTGCTTTTGTCGAGTTTTCAATTAAAATCAGACCATCCGCGCCGACAGAAAGCCCTTTTTTACAGATCTTTTGAGTTAATTTCTGAATCGGAAGCCCTTTTAAAACATGATTGCGGTTATCGATCACGATAAAATCATTACCGCTCCCGCTCATTTTATGAAAATTAATTAAATTTCTCATGGTTTAATTGGGTCTGTCTATCGGGTTTTCAGATTTAATTCTTAAGAAGACTCTCCAGGGCCTGCACCTCTTCTCTTGTCATTTTCTTGTCTTCCATGATTTCACGCAGTTTGCTGCCGACCAGGGCGACTTTTTCTTTGGATTCAAAACTAGACTTTGCCGAATTGAAAAATTGATGAAGATTTAAAATGACCTCTTTTTTTTCTTCCGGATTGATTTCATCGGAGAGCTCTTTTTCAAAAATCCCCTGGTCCATAACAAACCTTTCAATCATATACACAGTTACTTTATCACCCTCAAAAGCTAAAAACAATAACGAAAACACACAGATACCGGAAACAATGATTAGAATTAAAAAAAAGAGTTTCCCTTTTTTTTGTTTTGGCTTTAGAGGTTGATCCATAAAGGTTATTTCTCATGTTAAAGGAGAAAACTCATGGGAAAAACAAGGAAAAGTGAAGCAACTGGCTTCGCCAGTGCGAAACCTAGCGAGCAAAGCGAGTGAGAGGGGGAAGCTTCATCCGGCTTTGCCGGTGAAGGGGGCGACGCGAGCCCCTATATTAGAGGAGACCGGGCGGAATTTTTTCGCGCCGGATTAAATCCTCATAATCTTCCCGCTCCCGGATGATCATATATTTGTCTCCCCGGACCAGCACCTCAGGAATATTAGGCCTTGAATTATAATGGGACGCCATTGAAAAGCCGTAGGCCCCTGCACCCATCACGGCCAGTAAATCACCGGCGACAAGTTCAATAATTTCACGGTCTTTCGCGAAAAAATCACCCGATTCGCAAACGGGACCCACAACATCCACTTTTCTTAAAGGCCTGTCTGTTTGAACAACCGGTTTAATCTCATGATAAGCCTGATATAAAGCCGGCCGGATTAAATCAGACATCCCCGCATCAACGACTAAAAAATTTTTTTCGGAGGACGCTTTCGTAAACAGCACCTGAGAAA contains these protein-coding regions:
- a CDS encoding diaminopimelate epimerase, with the translated sequence MRNLINFHKMSGSGNDFIVIDNRNHVLKGLPIQKLTQKICKKGLSVGADGLILIENSTKADFKWHYLNADGEEASFCGNGARCAAYYAVLKKIAKPELTFETLRGLVSATVKKKTVKVSMMNPQKIELNKGLFLKQRRWEGHFMVMGVPHWIHFAKDIDQIDVPDVGPRIRNHPIFLPEGTNANFVDILNENELRIRTYERGVEAETLACGTGAAAAALLGHRVYKMSSPVTVYPKGNIPLKIYFKAAQGEFSKIFLEGDARTVFEGFLFEDAWQY